One segment of Brassica napus cultivar Da-Ae chromosome C3, Da-Ae, whole genome shotgun sequence DNA contains the following:
- the LOC106387464 gene encoding CBS domain-containing protein CBSX5, with product MALTLLSHEVSDLCIGKPPLRCLSAVTATVADAIAALKSSDEPFLSVWSCNHDETNDDNNKCECECECECVGKICMADVICYLTKHDNKALSLSSVLEASVSVLLPKSSSIVVYVQSSCKLIEAIDLITGGAQDLIVPIQTKPNTKRRQTRNAVVSLTATTTTTIHKNSRQFCWITQEDIIRFLLDSISVFSPLPSLSISDLGVINSTHAILSVDYYSSASSAVTAISSAIADNISVAVVDGECDGEDPRAVLIGEISPMTLACCDESAAAAVATLSAGDLMTYIDGSGPPESLVRVVRNRLEEKGLVGLISLVDSLSGSSGSSSSDEEAPAGRAKSYGRSVSSAARMARKSVAIVCNRRSSLMAVMIQAIAHRVSYVWVVDEDGCLVGMVTFVDILKLFREFLDDQN from the exons ATGGCACTAACCCTTTTGTCCCACGAGGTATCCGATCTCTGCATCGGCAAACCGCCGCTAAGGTGCCTCTCCGCCGTCACAGCCACCGTCGCTGACGCCATCGCCGCCCTCAAATCATCCGACGAGCCTTTCCTCAGCGTCTGGAGCTGTAACCACGACGAAACCAACGATGATAACAACAAGTGCGAGTGCGAGTGCGAATGCGAGTGTGTGGGTAAGATCTGTATGGCAGATGTGATCTGTTACCTAACTAAACACGACAACAAGGCTTTGTCTCTTTCCTCTGTTTTGGAAGCTTCTGTCTCTGTTCTTCTCCCCAAATCTAGTTCCATCGTCGTTTATGTCCAATCTTCTTGCAA GTTAATTGAAGCCATTGATCTGATAACCGGAGGAGCACAGGATCTGATCGTTCCGATTCAGACAAAACCAAACACAAAGAGGAGACAAACCCGAAACGCTGTCGTTTCGCTAACCGCCACCACAACGACAACAATACACAAGAACAGCCGCCAGTTCTGTTGGATCACACAAGAAGACATCATCAGATTCCTTCTCGACTCCATCAGCGTCTTCTCTCCGTTACCGTCGCTCTCCATCTCCGACCTCGGCGTGATCAACAGCACGCACGCTATCCTCTCCGTAGATTACTACTCCTCCGCGTCCTCCGCCGTCACCGCCATTTCTAGCGCCATCGCGGATAACATCTCCGTCGCGGTGGTCGACGGTGAATGCGATGGAGAAGATCCACGTGCGGTGTTAATCGGCGAGATATCTCCGATGACTCTTGCTTGCTGCGACGAGTCGGCTGCAGCAGCGGTTGCTACGCTCTCGGCCGGTGATCTGATGACATACATTGACGGTAGTGGTCCGCCGGAGAGTCTTGTGAGAGTCGTTAGGAATCGTCTTGAAGAGAAAGGTTTGGTGGGTTTGATCTCGCTGGTCGATTCTTTGTCGGGTTCGTCGGGGTCTTCTTCGTCGGATGAAGAGGCTCCGGCGGGGAGAGCGAAGTCGTATGGGAGGTCGGTGAGTAGTGCGGCGAGGATGGCGAGGAAGTCGGTGGCGATAGTGTGTAATCGGAGAAGCTCGTTGATGGCTGTGATGATACAAGCTATCGCTCATAGGGTGAGTTATGTGTGGGTGGTTGATGAAGATGGTTGTTTGGTTGGTATGGTCACTTTTGTTGATATATTGAAGCTTTTCAGAGAGTTTTTGGATGATCAAAACTAA